A part of Variovorax sp. HW608 genomic DNA contains:
- a CDS encoding DUF4870 family protein encodes MPNDIVTVDPDDSLKTWGWVSYILHLVVAVGAVLPGAQASIGLLLIALIVDLVKRDDAAGTWQASHFSWRIRSVLWAGLLYVLTSWLWLLFLVPGWAAWALISLWFLYRIVKGMVRMNAGRSMEPSDVL; translated from the coding sequence ATGCCCAACGACATCGTCACCGTGGACCCTGATGACTCGCTCAAGACCTGGGGCTGGGTCAGCTACATCCTGCACCTGGTGGTGGCCGTGGGCGCCGTGCTGCCGGGCGCCCAGGCCTCGATCGGGCTTTTGCTGATCGCGCTCATCGTCGACCTGGTCAAGCGCGACGATGCCGCCGGCACCTGGCAGGCGTCGCATTTCAGCTGGCGCATCCGCTCCGTGCTCTGGGCCGGCCTGCTGTATGTGCTGACCTCCTGGCTGTGGCTGCTGTTTCTGGTGCCGGGCTGGGCTGCCTGGGCACTCATTTCCCTCTGGTTCCTCTATCGCATCGTCAAGGGGATGGTGCGAATGAATGCGGGCCGATCCATGGAGCCGTCCGATGTCCTCTGA
- a CDS encoding histidine triad nucleotide-binding protein produces MSSDPHCVFCKIIEGKIPSRKVYEDEELVAFHDIAPWAPVHFMIVPKRHVPSMAQVTSDDAALLGRIMTLAPKLAIEQGCRPYPEGGFRIVVNTGAEAGQEVHHLHVHVMGGPRPWLRG; encoded by the coding sequence ATGTCCTCTGACCCCCACTGCGTCTTCTGCAAGATCATCGAAGGGAAGATTCCTTCCCGCAAGGTCTACGAGGACGAGGAGCTTGTCGCCTTCCATGACATCGCGCCGTGGGCGCCGGTGCACTTCATGATCGTGCCCAAGCGCCACGTTCCCTCGATGGCCCAGGTCACTTCGGACGATGCCGCGCTGCTCGGACGGATCATGACGCTGGCTCCGAAACTGGCGATCGAGCAGGGCTGCAGGCCGTATCCGGAGGGCGGTTTCCGCATCGTGGTCAATACCGGTGCCGAAGCCGGCCAGGAAGTCCACCATCTGCATGTCCACGTCATGGGCGGTCCGCGTCCCTGGCTCAGAGGTTGA
- the tatA gene encoding Sec-independent protein translocase subunit TatA, translated as MGSLSIWHWLIVLLVVVMIFGTKKLRNIGSDLGGAVKGFKDGMKDGSAPETPPAPNAQVTNNAAADKSTIDVEARQKS; from the coding sequence ATGGGCTCACTTTCCATCTGGCACTGGCTGATCGTGCTGCTGGTCGTCGTGATGATTTTCGGCACCAAGAAGCTTCGCAACATCGGGTCCGACCTCGGCGGCGCCGTCAAGGGTTTCAAGGACGGCATGAAGGACGGCTCGGCCCCCGAAACGCCGCCGGCGCCGAACGCGCAGGTCACCAACAACGCGGCGGCCGACAAGTCGACGATCGACGTCGAAGCGCGCCAGAAGTCCTGA
- the tatB gene encoding Sec-independent protein translocase protein TatB — translation MIDLGISKLALIGAIALIVLGPEKLPRVARTVGTLLGKAQRYVNDVKAEVNRSMDLDELRRMKDTVQDAAREVEHSIQSGASELEKQFADVGQSFSESVEAAPVYPEYKHPRKNWRLKQGATPQWYKARNGVRTKALSGAARVARYRPHKIN, via the coding sequence GTGATCGATCTCGGCATCTCGAAGCTTGCGCTGATCGGCGCCATTGCGCTGATCGTTCTCGGGCCGGAAAAGCTCCCGCGGGTGGCGCGCACGGTCGGCACCTTGCTCGGCAAGGCGCAGCGCTACGTGAACGACGTCAAGGCCGAGGTCAATCGCTCGATGGACCTCGACGAGCTGCGCAGGATGAAGGACACGGTGCAGGATGCCGCCCGCGAGGTCGAGCACAGCATCCAGTCCGGCGCGAGCGAGCTCGAAAAGCAGTTCGCCGATGTCGGCCAGTCGTTCTCCGAATCTGTCGAGGCAGCGCCGGTCTACCCCGAGTACAAGCATCCGCGCAAGAACTGGCGCCTGAAGCAGGGCGCCACGCCGCAGTGGTACAAGGCCCGCAACGGTGTGCGCACCAAGGCGCTTTCAGGCGCGGCGCGCGTGGCGCGCTACCGCCCCCACAAGATCAACTAG
- the tatC gene encoding twin-arginine translocase subunit TatC — MADPTDKNKEDELAGTEQPFVQHLMELRDRLLYCIYGLAVAGVLLAIWPGPSGLIDLIAVPIRAHMPHDAKLIAIGVFSPFFVPLKVLLMTAVLLALPWLMYQCWMFVAPGLYSHEKRFALPLIIFGSLLAYAGIAFVQFFVLDKMFGFIQRFTPAAVAATPDIASYVEAILSLYIAFGVAFQVPIVVMLLVRFDMVTIEKLRSFRGYFIVVAFVVAAVLTPPDVVSQLALAIPMCLLYEVGIVGARYFTKYSKAPEESADSAQS; from the coding sequence ATGGCTGACCCCACAGACAAGAACAAAGAAGACGAACTGGCTGGCACGGAACAGCCCTTCGTCCAACACCTGATGGAGCTGCGGGACCGCCTGCTCTATTGCATCTATGGTCTTGCGGTCGCCGGCGTGCTGCTCGCCATCTGGCCGGGGCCGAGCGGCCTGATCGACCTGATCGCGGTGCCGATCCGCGCCCACATGCCGCACGACGCGAAGCTGATCGCCATCGGCGTCTTCTCGCCCTTCTTCGTGCCGCTGAAGGTGCTGCTGATGACGGCGGTGCTGCTGGCGCTGCCCTGGCTCATGTACCAGTGCTGGATGTTCGTGGCGCCGGGGCTCTACAGCCACGAAAAGCGGTTCGCGCTGCCGCTGATCATCTTCGGCAGCCTGCTGGCCTATGCCGGCATTGCCTTCGTGCAGTTCTTCGTGCTGGACAAGATGTTCGGCTTCATCCAGAGATTCACGCCCGCGGCGGTCGCGGCCACGCCCGACATCGCGTCCTACGTGGAGGCGATCCTGTCGCTCTACATCGCCTTCGGTGTGGCGTTCCAGGTGCCGATCGTGGTGATGCTGCTGGTGCGCTTCGACATGGTCACGATCGAGAAGCTGCGCTCCTTCCGTGGCTATTTCATCGTCGTCGCGTTCGTCGTCGCGGCGGTGCTCACGCCGCCGGACGTCGTTTCGCAACTGGCGCTCGCCATCCCGATGTGCCTGCTGTACGAGGTCGGCATCGTCGGGGCGCGCTACTTCACCAAGTACAGCAAGGCGCCCGAAGAGAGCGCCGATTCCGCCCAGTCCTGA
- a CDS encoding S1C family serine protease, which yields MKRTWLLFSQAVTVLLAAYFVVATLKPEWLDKRASSLGGVVSVVEAPPANPLAAAPGSLSAAAKKASPAVVSINTSKAAQLNPRNSDPWFRFFFGDQGTDQPQVGLGSGVIVSGEGYILTNNHVVDGADEIDVTLNDGRHARGKVIGTDPETDLAVLKIELDKLPVVVLGNSDALQVGDQVLAIGNPFGVGQTVTSGIVSALGRNKLGINTFENFIQTDAAINPGNSGGALIDVYGNLEGINTAIFSRSGGSMGIGFAIPVSTAKQVLEDIVKSGRVTRGWIGVEPNDLSPELAETFGVKARTGVIITGVLQNGPAAKAGVRPGDVITGVGDKNIGNVQELLTAVAGLKPGSATRFALQRGGDKLELDVTPGSRPKSQIRRAPDSE from the coding sequence ATGAAACGCACCTGGCTGCTGTTCTCACAGGCCGTCACCGTCCTTCTTGCGGCCTATTTCGTGGTCGCAACGCTCAAACCCGAATGGCTCGACAAGAGGGCGAGTTCGCTCGGCGGCGTGGTCTCGGTCGTCGAGGCACCGCCGGCCAATCCCCTGGCCGCCGCGCCGGGCAGCCTGAGCGCCGCGGCGAAGAAGGCCTCCCCGGCCGTGGTGAGCATCAACACCAGCAAGGCGGCCCAGCTCAATCCGCGCAACAGCGATCCCTGGTTCCGCTTCTTCTTCGGCGACCAGGGCACGGACCAGCCCCAGGTCGGCCTCGGCAGCGGCGTGATCGTCAGTGGCGAGGGCTACATCCTGACCAACAACCATGTCGTGGACGGCGCGGACGAGATCGACGTCACGCTCAACGACGGCCGCCACGCGCGCGGCAAGGTGATCGGCACGGACCCCGAGACCGACCTCGCGGTCCTCAAGATCGAGCTCGACAAGCTGCCCGTGGTCGTGCTGGGCAACTCCGACGCGCTGCAGGTCGGCGACCAGGTACTCGCCATCGGCAATCCGTTCGGCGTCGGCCAGACTGTCACGAGCGGCATCGTGTCGGCGCTCGGCCGCAACAAGCTCGGCATCAACACCTTCGAGAACTTCATCCAGACCGATGCCGCGATCAACCCCGGCAATTCGGGCGGCGCGCTGATCGACGTCTACGGGAATCTCGAGGGAATCAACACCGCGATCTTTTCCCGCTCGGGCGGCAGCATGGGGATCGGGTTCGCCATTCCAGTCTCGACGGCCAAGCAGGTGCTGGAGGACATCGTGAAGTCCGGCCGGGTCACGCGCGGCTGGATCGGGGTGGAACCGAACGATCTTTCGCCGGAACTGGCGGAGACCTTCGGCGTGAAGGCCCGTACCGGCGTCATCATCACCGGCGTGCTGCAGAACGGCCCCGCGGCCAAGGCCGGGGTGCGTCCCGGCGACGTCATCACCGGCGTCGGCGACAAGAACATCGGCAATGTTCAGGAACTGCTGACGGCCGTCGCCGGACTCAAGCCGGGCAGTGCCACGCGCTTCGCGCTGCAGCGCGGCGGCGACAAGCTGGAACTGGACGTCACGCCGGGTTCACGGCCGAAATCGCAGATCCGGCGCGCGCCGGACAGCGAATAA
- a CDS encoding MFS transporter encodes MTAQAFVEGASAPSARASSARTLDARDYKTLALSALGGTLEFYDFVIYVFFASVLGALFFPADMPDWLRQLQTFGIFAAGYLARPIGGVVIAHFGDKLGRKRMFSLSIFLMAAPTLVIGLLPTYASIGVAAPLLLLAMRVLQGAAIGGEMPGAWVFVAEHVPARRYGFGVGTLTSGITGGILLGSLVAVAINRHYSPAEVSGFAWRIPFILGGVFGLVSVYLRRFLHETPVFRELADRRSVARELPLKTVLREHRGASVLVALLTWVLSAAIVVVALYTPTYLQKVHHVPATLALEANAVATLMLSLGCILVGWATDRIGTRAVMLIGWGGLFVTTYLFYTSLPGTPASLVWHYGLVGLFVGTVATVPIVGVRAFPAPVRFTGLSFAYNMSYAVFGGLTPVILTLWLAKDPMAPAHYVGLLAVLGFALGLSPLAARGHAMRAAPARATMAQ; translated from the coding sequence ATGACTGCACAAGCCTTCGTCGAAGGCGCTTCGGCGCCCTCCGCGCGCGCCTCTTCGGCGCGCACTCTCGATGCCCGCGACTACAAGACGCTGGCGCTGTCGGCGCTCGGTGGCACGCTCGAGTTCTACGACTTCGTCATCTACGTCTTCTTCGCCTCGGTGCTGGGGGCGCTTTTCTTCCCGGCCGACATGCCGGACTGGCTGCGCCAGCTTCAGACCTTCGGCATCTTCGCCGCCGGCTATCTGGCCCGGCCGATCGGCGGCGTCGTGATCGCGCATTTCGGCGACAAGCTCGGCCGCAAGCGCATGTTCTCCCTCTCGATCTTCCTGATGGCGGCGCCGACGCTGGTCATCGGTCTGCTGCCGACCTACGCGAGCATCGGTGTGGCGGCGCCGCTGCTGCTGCTCGCGATGCGGGTGCTGCAGGGCGCGGCGATCGGCGGCGAGATGCCCGGCGCCTGGGTGTTCGTGGCCGAGCACGTGCCGGCACGCCGCTACGGGTTCGGTGTCGGCACGCTCACCTCGGGCATCACGGGCGGCATCCTGCTGGGATCGCTGGTCGCGGTGGCCATCAACAGGCACTATTCGCCGGCCGAGGTGTCGGGCTTTGCCTGGCGGATCCCGTTCATCCTCGGCGGGGTGTTCGGACTGGTGTCGGTCTACCTGCGGCGCTTCCTTCACGAGACGCCGGTCTTCCGGGAGCTGGCGGACCGCCGCAGCGTCGCGCGCGAACTGCCGCTCAAGACGGTGCTGCGCGAACATCGCGGCGCCAGTGTGCTCGTCGCCTTGCTGACCTGGGTGTTGTCGGCGGCGATCGTGGTGGTGGCGCTGTACACGCCCACCTACCTGCAGAAGGTTCACCATGTGCCCGCGACGCTCGCGCTCGAAGCGAACGCGGTCGCCACGCTGATGCTGTCGCTCGGCTGCATCCTCGTGGGTTGGGCGACGGACCGTATCGGCACGCGCGCAGTCATGCTGATCGGCTGGGGTGGCCTTTTCGTCACCACGTACCTGTTCTACACGAGCCTGCCCGGCACGCCGGCTTCGCTCGTGTGGCACTACGGGCTGGTGGGCCTCTTCGTCGGCACCGTCGCCACGGTGCCGATCGTCGGTGTGCGCGCCTTTCCGGCACCGGTGCGCTTCACCGGGCTCTCGTTCGCCTACAACATGTCGTATGCGGTTTTCGGCGGCCTGACGCCGGTCATCCTCACGCTGTGGCTCGCGAAGGACCCGATGGCGCCGGCGCACTACGTCGGCCTGCTGGCGGTGCTGGGCTTCGCGCTCGGCCTGTCGCCCCTGGCGGCGCGCGGCCATGCGATGCGGGCCGCGCCGGCCCGGGCCACAATGGCGCAATGA
- a CDS encoding Nif3-like dinuclear metal center hexameric protein — translation MSTTRHELLHAFDLLLAPERFKDYGPNGLQVEGRTTVRKIVSGVTASRALIEAAIHAEADAIFVHHGLFWRGQDGRVTGWMRQRLGLLLGDDVNLFAYHLPLDAHPDLGNNAQLGARLGLAAHAGSAGRFGEQELGFLGARSNGETFANAKALATHVEKALGKPVTLVEGAARPIRNVAWCTGGAQGYFEAAIAAGADAFITGEISEPQVHYAREMGVAFLACGHHATERYGAPAVAGHVAQQLGLAHEFIDIDNPA, via the coding sequence ATGAGTACGACCCGCCACGAACTCCTTCACGCATTCGATCTGCTGCTCGCTCCCGAGCGATTCAAGGACTACGGACCGAACGGCCTGCAGGTCGAAGGCCGCACCACGGTCCGCAAGATCGTTTCCGGCGTCACCGCGAGCCGCGCGCTCATCGAGGCCGCCATCCACGCCGAGGCCGATGCGATCTTCGTTCACCACGGCCTGTTCTGGCGCGGACAGGACGGCCGTGTGACGGGGTGGATGCGGCAGCGCCTGGGCTTGCTGCTCGGCGACGACGTCAACCTGTTCGCCTATCACCTGCCGCTGGATGCGCATCCGGATCTCGGCAACAACGCGCAGCTTGGCGCCAGACTGGGCCTCGCCGCCCATGCCGGATCCGCAGGCCGATTCGGCGAGCAGGAACTGGGCTTTCTCGGTGCCCGAAGCAATGGCGAGACCTTTGCCAATGCGAAGGCCCTGGCAACGCACGTCGAGAAGGCGCTCGGGAAGCCGGTCACGCTCGTCGAGGGCGCCGCACGCCCGATCAGGAACGTCGCGTGGTGCACGGGCGGCGCGCAGGGCTATTTCGAGGCCGCGATTGCCGCCGGGGCGGATGCCTTCATCACCGGCGAGATCTCCGAACCGCAGGTCCACTATGCGCGCGAGATGGGCGTCGCCTTCCTGGCCTGCGGGCACCATGCGACCGAGCGCTACGGTGCGCCGGCGGTTGCGGGCCATGTGGCGCAGCAACTGGGGCTGGCGCACGAATTCATCGACATCGACAACCCCGCCTGA
- the pdxA gene encoding 4-hydroxythreonine-4-phosphate dehydrogenase PdxA, producing the protein MSLPIAVTLGDPAGIGPEIIVKAFRDAGEAMRGCFVAGDVGLVRRAAGRLAAPGALALPVAEIESLAEVAGIPPNCVPVLQVVQKAEASIPLGEVSAPAGRIAGDCVVWAARAALHGEIAAIVTAPLHKEALAAAGFSFPGHTELLQSEAAAYLGRPVSEVPVRMMLANDELRTVLVSIHVSLRAAIEAVSFDGVLETLRITQRSLTAVLGRPPRIGVAGLNPHAGEGGLFGTEERDIIAPAIAAARNEGIDADGPHAPDTVFMRARTGAFDVVVAMYHDQGLIPVKYLGVEKGVNVTLGLPLVRTSPDHGTAFDIAGTGRADASSLIEAVRMARSLSREAAKAH; encoded by the coding sequence GTGTCGCTTCCCATTGCCGTCACCCTGGGTGACCCTGCAGGCATCGGTCCCGAGATCATCGTCAAGGCGTTCCGGGATGCGGGCGAGGCCATGCGCGGATGCTTCGTTGCGGGGGATGTCGGCCTCGTCCGGCGTGCCGCGGGGCGGCTCGCGGCGCCCGGCGCCCTCGCATTGCCTGTTGCCGAGATCGAATCGCTTGCGGAGGTGGCCGGCATCCCTCCGAACTGCGTGCCGGTGCTGCAGGTCGTGCAGAAGGCCGAAGCGTCCATTCCGCTCGGCGAGGTCAGCGCCCCGGCGGGGCGCATTGCCGGCGATTGCGTGGTCTGGGCCGCCCGCGCGGCGCTGCACGGCGAGATCGCGGCCATCGTGACCGCGCCATTGCACAAGGAAGCCCTCGCCGCAGCCGGGTTCAGCTTCCCGGGTCATACCGAACTGCTCCAGTCCGAGGCGGCCGCCTACCTCGGCCGCCCGGTTTCCGAGGTGCCGGTGCGGATGATGCTCGCCAACGACGAGTTGCGCACGGTCCTCGTGAGCATTCACGTGTCGCTGCGCGCAGCCATCGAGGCGGTGAGCTTCGACGGCGTCCTGGAGACGCTGCGGATCACGCAGCGCTCGTTGACCGCCGTGCTCGGCAGGCCGCCGAGGATCGGTGTCGCGGGCCTCAATCCTCATGCGGGGGAGGGGGGTCTCTTCGGCACCGAGGAGCGGGACATCATCGCGCCGGCGATCGCCGCGGCGCGCAACGAGGGCATCGATGCGGACGGGCCGCATGCGCCGGACACCGTCTTCATGCGCGCGCGGACCGGAGCGTTCGACGTGGTGGTCGCGATGTATCACGACCAGGGGCTGATCCCGGTGAAGTACCTCGGTGTGGAGAAGGGCGTCAATGTGACGCTCGGCTTGCCGCTCGTGCGGACGAGCCCCGATCACGGCACCGCGTTCGATATCGCGGGGACCGGACGCGCCGATGCGTCGAGCCTCATCGAGGCGGTTCGCATGGCGCGATCGCTTTCACGCGAGGCGGCGAAAGCGCACTGA
- the mscL gene encoding large conductance mechanosensitive channel protein MscL translates to MSFLKEFREFAVKGNVIDLAVGVIIGAAFGKIVESLVGDIIMPIVGLVFGKLDFSNLYILLGPKPANVGDALVELKKANVPVLAYGNFITVAVNFLILAFIIFLMVKQINRLRKTQEAPPPATPEDTVLLREIRDSLKQR, encoded by the coding sequence ATGAGCTTTCTCAAGGAGTTTCGTGAATTTGCCGTCAAGGGCAACGTGATCGACCTCGCGGTCGGCGTGATCATCGGTGCTGCCTTCGGCAAGATCGTCGAGTCCTTGGTGGGCGACATCATCATGCCGATCGTCGGGCTCGTGTTCGGCAAGCTCGATTTCTCGAATCTCTATATCCTCCTCGGGCCCAAGCCGGCCAATGTGGGCGACGCGCTGGTGGAACTGAAGAAGGCCAACGTGCCGGTGCTGGCTTATGGCAATTTCATCACCGTCGCGGTCAACTTCCTGATTCTTGCCTTCATCATTTTCCTGATGGTCAAGCAAATCAACCGGCTGCGGAAGACGCAAGAAGCACCGCCACCGGCAACACCGGAAGACACCGTGTTGCTGCGCGAGATCCGGGACAGCCTCAAGCAGCGCTGA
- the petA gene encoding ubiquinol-cytochrome c reductase iron-sulfur subunit, which yields MSDSAAGHARVDTSKRTWLIASGCAGAVGGVAVAVPFVSTFQPSERAKAAGAPVEVDIGGLQAGEKMTVEWRGKPVWILKRTPEQIAELSKLDPLLADPQSKRNPDEFTPPYARNEHRSIKPEILVVVGICTHLGCSPTDKFQAGPQPSLPDDWKGGFLCPCHGSTFDLAARVFKNKPAPDNLPVPPHMYLSDTRLLIGEDKKA from the coding sequence ATGAGTGATAGCGCAGCCGGCCACGCCCGGGTTGACACTAGCAAGCGGACGTGGTTGATCGCATCGGGTTGTGCAGGAGCGGTGGGCGGAGTGGCTGTCGCCGTGCCGTTCGTCAGCACTTTCCAGCCATCCGAAAGAGCCAAGGCTGCCGGAGCTCCGGTGGAAGTCGACATCGGCGGCCTCCAGGCGGGCGAGAAGATGACGGTCGAATGGCGCGGCAAGCCCGTGTGGATCCTCAAGCGCACGCCCGAGCAGATCGCCGAACTGTCCAAGCTCGATCCGCTGCTCGCCGATCCGCAATCCAAGCGCAATCCGGACGAGTTCACTCCCCCGTACGCGCGCAACGAGCATCGCTCGATCAAGCCCGAAATCCTGGTGGTCGTCGGGATCTGCACCCATCTCGGGTGCTCTCCGACCGACAAGTTCCAGGCGGGTCCCCAGCCGTCGCTGCCCGATGACTGGAAAGGCGGCTTCCTCTGCCCCTGTCACGGCTCGACCTTCGATCTCGCGGCCCGGGTCTTCAAGAACAAGCCCGCGCCGGACAATCTGCCAGTCCCTCCCCACATGTACCTCTCCGACACCCGCCTGCTGATCGGCGAAGACAAGAAGGCTTGA